Within the Salvia hispanica cultivar TCC Black 2014 chromosome 4, UniMelb_Shisp_WGS_1.0, whole genome shotgun sequence genome, the region TTCGGCTTTCTAAGCAAAttcagattttgattttgtttagaTTTTGTTTAACTTATACATAGTATTATAgtaaagtagtagtataatttaaacaaCAGGATACAATCTCTAGTACCTTACTTCTATCTTCTCATATGAGCTAAcggagattttttttgtttaaaaaaaatcaatataatttgCCTCGGATGCCAAGAATTAATGACTATACAAATTGTGAtggttgaaacttgaaagcaTCCATGAATCATGGATAGAAAAGCTTAGCAAAAAGAAGCTCATTCCAAGTATCTTGAAGGCCAGGCAAACACCAATGCGTGCAATCCGCGTAGCTGACCGGATTGGCGAGCTGCTCCGGTGTCAACGGGTTCCATTGCTTCTTGTAAATGGATGTGTGTGCATCCTTTCTGTAGCTCGACATCTGCGTGATGTTGAGGAACGTGATCGGATACCTCGACTTCCTAAACACTTCCCCTATCACATTCATCACACTCTTCCTACTGTCTGATCCCCAGTAGTTTGGATCATCTATCATTTCACTCTGATTGTAGCAGTTTCCCTTCTCGCTCCCTCCCCAGTCGATCGCCCTGTCATGTCATgtagtaatattaattattcgtattaattacaaaaaaaaaaaagagtaattaaTTGAACATGATCGTGTCATTGTTATGAGTCTGACTAACTTTGCGTGGGTAGGCGACATGCTGGTGAAGAACACTCGGGTGTTGTTAGGATCCATGTTTCTCTTGGCCCATCGCAGCATCGTTTTCATGGCCATCCGGTAGGCATCCTCTGTTGGCACCTCTGCTATGTCTCTGTCTTCGCTGCCCAAGGTTGCTTGTCTGTTCGCAAAAGTAAAGTAAATCACTCCTccaacatatatatttatatttgttgtttaCGGATTGATGATTAGTTTGGCGACATACAGTATCTTGAACTTGAGGCCAGTCATCCACCAGAGATAGGTGTTGAACACCATTATATCGACTCCTTTCCAGTGCTTCCCGTGCTTGTTGATGGACCCCTTCCGCACCAGCCTGTCGCTTATTCTGTGCACGATTGCATCATCCGAGTTTGACTCTAGGAGAAACGGTGCCCAGTAGAATTCAATTGTCGCGTTGTAATCCTGTAAAcgcaattcatttttttct harbors:
- the LOC125219450 gene encoding protein trichome birefringence-like 33, with the translated sequence MKAPPSSSAALLRKGRLSPYLFTLLAFILFVTILYGEDFNCIFGGQFEDYRPYPSLSSPTKSKKKVEKLAFALGEGESGCDIFSGRWVWDDRHPLYEEADCPYIQPQLTCQEHGRPDTDYQHWRWQPHACSLPSFNATLMLETLRGKRMMFVGDSLNRGQFVSMVCLVHKIIPEDRKSMTTNGSLTIFSAKDYNATIEFYWAPFLLESNSDDAIVHRISDRLVRKGSINKHGKHWKGVDIMVFNTYLWWMTGLKFKILQATLGSEDRDIAEVPTEDAYRMAMKTMLRWAKRNMDPNNTRVFFTSMSPTHAKAIDWGGSEKGNCYNQSEMIDDPNYWGSDSRKSVMNVIGEVFRKSRYPITFLNITQMSSYRKDAHTSIYKKQWNPLTPEQLANPVSYADCTHWCLPGLQDTWNELLFAKLFYP